TGGGCCTGGGAATCGGCCGGCGGACTGGTCCGCCGGATCACCGGACGCGAGGTGCCCGCACCCACCACGCACGGCCAGGTCGACGACGTGGCCCGCCTGGTCCACGAACGGGTCCGCGACGACCCCGAACTGGCTCGCACCTGGGCGGACTTCGCGCGCGGCGTACGCGGCACACCCGGATTCCCCACCGCTGCCCACCGCCCCTCCCTGCCCGCCGCCCCGCGCTCCTTCACCAACCGTGAGCAGGCGCTGAAACTCCTCGACAAGGAGGCGACCCGCCCCTTCGAGGGCCGCCCCCGGCTGGCCCTGCTGCACGGCCCCGAAGGCATCGGCACCAGCACCCTCGCCGTCCACTGGGGCTGGCGGCAGTCGGCCCGCTTCCCCGACGGCCAGCTCCACGCCGACCTGCGCACCCTCGCCCCGGAGGCCGTCGCAGGCACCCTGCTGCGCCAAATGGGCCTGCCCGAAGCGGAGATGCCCCCCTCCGCGGAGGACCGCACCGCCCTCTTCCGCCGCTGCCTGACGGATCGCCGGCTGTTTCTCGTGCTCGACCACGCCCGCTCCGCCGCCCAGGTCAAGCCGCTGCTGGTCGCGGCGCCCGACGTCGTCACGATCGTCGTCGCACGACAACCGCTCATCGACCTCGGCGCCCTCCGGATCCCCGTGGGCCCGCTGGCCCGGCGGGACGCCGTGCGGCTGCTCACCACGCTGGCAGGCAAACCGGCCGTCGCCGCGGCCCGGGCCACCCTGCCGGCCGTACTCGACCGCTGCGCCGGCTCGCCCTACGCCCTGTGCGCCGCCGCACCCCGACTGACCGACCCGCCCACCCCGTCCACGGAAGCCGCCGTGCCCCAGAGCGACCCCGTCCTCGCCGCCGCCGAGGACTCCTACCGCCGGCTCACGCCCGGCGCCGCCCGTCTCTATCGCCTCGCCGGACTCCACGACTGGCCCGGCCTGGACGCCGCCGCGGCCGCCCGCGCCGCCGACGTCGACGAGGCCGAGGCCGCGCGGCACCTGGAGGAACTCGCCGGCGCGCTGCTCGTCGAACAGTCCGGCACCGGCCGCTTCCGGTACCGGCCCGCCGTGCGAGCCCATGCCGAGCGCACGGCCGCCGCCGTCGACGGCATCGCCGCCTGCTCGGCGTCCGTCACCCGCGTCGTCGCCCACTACCGCGACCTCGCGGTCGGCGCCGCGCGGGCGGCCCTGCCGCAGAGCTGGCGGGTGCCCGCCGCGCCCTCGCCGGTGTCCTACCCGGACCCGGGCGCGGCCGTCGCCGCCCTCGCCGCCGAGGCACGCAACCTCGTGACGGCGGTCCGCGCGGCCGAGGACTTCGGGGACCGGGACACCGTCACCCTGTTGTGCCAGGCGCTGTGGCCGCTCCAGCTCAAGGCCGGACACCACGACGTCCTGCTGCCCGCGCTGCAAACCGGCGCGCGGATCGCCGACGACCACGTCCCCGGCAGCCGGACCGCCGGGGCACTGCACGCCCAACTCGCCCACACCCTGACCGAGTTGCGGCGCTGGGACGAGGCCGAGTCGGAGGCCGGGGCGGCCGCGCGCGACGAACGAGCCGCCGGCCATGTCCGCGGCCACGCCTCCGCGGTGGAGTTCCTGGGACTGCTGCGGCTGCGGCAGTGGCGCTTCGACGAGGCGTACGCCTGCTTCGAGGAGGCCGGCCGCATCCTCGACGGCATCGGCCCCGGCGACGAGGGCGCCGCCGACCTGCCACGCGCCCGTGCCCTGCTGGAGCGCCACCGGGGGCGTGCGCTGCGCGGCCTCGGGCGCCGGGAGGAGGCGGTGAAACACCTGGAGCGGGCGCTCGGCTTCTTCCGCTCCGGTGGGTCCGGTGGATCCGGGAGTTCCGGCGGTGAGGCCTACAACACAGCGCGCGCCCTCACCGACCTCGCCGAGACCCACCTCGACGGCGGTGCGCCCGGGGCCGCGCTGCCGCTGGTCGACGAGGCGCTCGCCGTGCTCGCGCGGGAGAACGCCACGTACCACGTCGCCCATCTGCGGGCGCTGCGGGAGCGGTGCGTCACACCCGAGTGACGGTCACGGGGTGCGCGGTCCGGCCCGTACGGACCGTCAGCCCCCGCACGTACAGCTCGTCCGGTGGCCTGCCCGCGGCGATCCAGGCGTGCAGGGCGGAGGCGTACACGGCAGGGTCGGCGTCCGCCCCGGGCCCGGAGTCCAGGCGGAGCAGAGTGCCGGCGCGGGTGCGGACGACGCACGTCCCGGGGCCGGTGACGTACGCGGCGAGCGCGCAGTGCGGATGCCGGTCGAGGACCTCCGCCGTCCATGCGGCCGGGGAGCCGAAGCGCGGGTCGTCGGCGTCGCCGTACCGGAACACGACGTCGGCGAGGGCGAGTTGGTCGCTCTCGCGGGTGTCCTCATGGAGCGCGGTGTGGGCGCTGCCGTGGCCGTCGGGCGGTGATTGCGGGCCCGCGTACCTCGTGACGGCGACCTCGGCGCAGGCCGGCAGCCGGGTGAGCACGGTCAGCGGCGCCGTGAGCCGCGCGGGCTCGTAGGGCGGCAGCGGGAGCGGGTCGAGCCGTGCGGGGCCGTCGGGTTCGGGGATGCCGAGGGCGTCGTAGAAGAGGCGTCGCAGCCGGGCCGCCGACTCGCCGGGTACGGAGCTGACGAACTCGGCCGCGTCCCGGGGTGGCTGATGCCGCTGGATGAGAGTGTCCACCTGGTCGCGCAGGGGGCGTACGGGATCCAGGCGGGGAGCGGCGCGGACGAACGCGTGGACGGGGGCGTCGGGGTCGAGGCCGGACAGGGGAGCGGCGCCCAGGAGTACGGGTGTGCCGAGGGCGGCGGCGTAGTAGGTGACCGAGCCGTGGTCGCCGATCACGGCGTCGGCGGCGAGCAGCGCCTGGCGCCAGCCGGCCAGGGGGTCGACGAGCGTCAGGCCGGACCGGCGGGCGCGGTCCAGCCAGGCGCGGATCTGGCCGGGGCCGTGCCCGTGCCAGACGTTGGGGTGCAGCACGGCCGCGAGACGGTACTCGTCGGCCGGGAACTCCGAGGTCAGCCGGGGCAGCAGGGACGGCAGCAGGTCATCGCCGCCGTCGCCGAACAGCGACTCGGGGTTCCAGGTGGAGCTGAGGACGATCAGGCGCCGGCCCCGGCCCACACCGAGGGCGCGGCGGAAACGCTCGCGGTAGGGACGGGCCGCCAGTATGCGGTCCCAGCAGGGGTCTCCGGCGATGACGGCCGTGGGCGCGGCCTCGGGGCAGACGGCACGCAGCCGTTCGTACTGCTCGGGGTGCGACAGCACGAGCACGTCCGCGATCGGCGACCCGTCCTCGCCGAGCAGCCACTCGGGCGACATCCCGAAGACGGGCGCAGGCTCCCGGCTCCCGGCACCCGGCACCCGGCACCCGGCACCCGGCACCCGGCACCCGGCACCCGGCACCCGGCACCCGGCACCCGGCACCCGGCACCCGGCACCGCCAGTCTCTTAGGGGTCCTTTCAGAATGCTGGGTGCTTGCGGGCGAGGGTCATGCAGTGGGCGAGCTGCAGGAAGGCGTCGTGCATGTCGTCTCGGGCGTCCCAGCGGGTGCGTAAGCGGCGAGGGCCGTGGAGCCAGGCGATGGCGGACTCGGCAACCCACCGCACACGGCCCAAGCCGGAGCCATGCGCCTGACCGCGCCGGGCGATCTTCGGGACGATGCCACGCTCACGTAGCCGACGGCGGTAGATGTCGTGGTCGTAGCCACGGTCGGCATACAAGGTGCGGGGCTTGCGCCGGGGCCGGCCCCGCTTGCCCCGCACCGGCGGCAGGCCGTCGACCAGCGGAAGGAGCTGGGTGACGTCGTTTCGGTGCCCGCCCGTCAACGACACCCGCAGCGGGGTGCCGTGCGCGTCGGTCAACACGTGGTGCTTCGAGCCCGGCCGTGCACGGTCAACCGGGCTCGGGCCGACTTTTGGGCTGCTTCGCCCCCGCTTGGCCTGCACGTGCGAGGCGTCAACGGTGACGCGGGAGAAGTCCAGGCGGTCTGCCGCCCGCAGCCGGTCCAGCAGCACCCGCTGGAGTTCCTCCCACACCCCGGCCTCCTGCCATTCGGCCAGCCGCCGCCAGCAGGTAGGACCGGAACCGAACCCCAACTCCTGCGGCAGGTACTCCCATTGGATTCCGGTGTAGAGGACGAACAGCACACCCTGCAGCGTTTTGCGGTCATCGATCCGCTTGCGCCCCGGGTGCCGGAACCGCCGTTCATGCTTCGGCAGCAGCGGCTCGATCACCGCCCACAGCTCGTCACTGACCTCCCACGGCTTGCGCCGCACCAGGGTCACCCCCAAGGAGCACGCACGGGATCACATACTTCTCCACCGTGCCACAAGAAGATCATTCTGCAAGGAGCCCTTAGTGTATCCAACGCCATGGGACAGTACGGTCAACTTCCCTTGTACTGAACGGAGTTGACCGCCAAAGCTGCTCGAAAGCGCGAGTGGGACCGGAGTCCTGACCGCCTGCTCCCACGGCACGACGGGAACGCCCGTGTCGGCCAGCAGCTCGGCGACACCGGCGCCGAACGCGGACGAGCCCGGGCAAGTCGCCAGCAACTGCACGCGCAGGTCGTCGTGGAAGAGGGGCAGGACGTCGCGGAGGCGGGTCGCGGCGGTGACGTTGTGGACGACGAGGAGCACCTTGCGACTGTGGCCCCGCGTGGCCCACCGCGCCGCGTCGTCCCCGACCGGCACCCGTATCCACCCGGCCCCCGACACCCGCTCGCCCACCTCTCGCGCTCCCTCTTCGCCCGTGACGGTGCACACGATATGCAACGGGCACCGGTCCGACGCCGGAGCCCGGCCTTGATAGGCAAGTCATTACTTGCCTATCGTGGGGGCATGGCGGAGGATGTCTTCAAGGCGCTGGCCGACCCCACCCGTCGGCGCATCCTGGACGAGCTGGCCGAACGGGACGGCCAGAGCCTGTTCGAGATCTGCACGCGGCTGGTGACCAAGTACGGTCTGGGACTGTCGCGCCAGGCGGTCAGTCAGCATCTGGCCGTACTGGAATCGGCGGGTCTGGTCGTTTCACGGCGCGAGGGCCGCTACAAGTTCCACGACCTGAACACCGAACCCCTTGAGCGCGTCATGACCCGATGGCTCAAGCCCGACGCAGCGGAGGACATCTCATGAGGATTCACATCACCAGCGTCTTCGTCGACGACCAGGACAAGGCCATGCGCTTCTACACCGAGGTACTGGGCTTCGTGAAGAAGCACGACGTCCCCGTGGGCGCGGACCGGTGGCTGACCGTGGTCTCGCCGGAGGATCCCGACGGGACGGAGCTCCTGCTCGAGCCGTCCGGCCATCCCGCGGTGCAGCCGTACAAGACGGCGCTGGTCGAGGACGGCATCCCGGCCGCCTCCTTCGCCGTGGACGACGTCCAGGCGGAGTTCGAGCGGCTGCGGGGTCTGGGTGTGCGGTTCACCCAGGAGCCACTGGAGATGGGCAGCATCACCTCGGCGGTGCTGGACGACACCTGCGGCAACCTGATCCAGCTCGTCCACACCAAGGCCTAGGCTCCGGGGCCCAGGACCGAAGGCCGATGTCACGGGGCGGCCGGTTTCCTAGGCTGCGAGGCGGATCGCCGTCGCAGACCAGGACGCCACGAGAAGAGGTCGCCATGCCCGTGAACGGTCGTAGCCACATCCGGATCGCCCGCCCGTCCAGGGACCTCGCGGCGGCCGAGCGGTTCTGGCGCGAGGGGCTCGGGCTCAGTGTCGTGTGGCGGTCCGAGGGCGGAGCCGAACCGGGTCACCATGACCTGCTGATGCTCGGCTGGCCCGACGCCGACTGGCATCTGGAGCTCGTGCATGAGTCGGCCCGGCCGGTTGAGCCCCGCCCCACCGAGGAGGATCTGCTGGTCGTGTACGCCGACGACCCGGTGCCGGACGATCTGATCGCCCGCCTGGAGCGGCACGGCGGCAAGCGGGTCGCATCCCCCAACCCTTACTGGAACGAATGGGGCGTCACCGTCGAGGATCCCGACGGCTATCGCCTGGTGCTGTGCCGCCGGGCGTGGTCCAACAGCTGAACGACCAGCTACCCCGCACCCGGCCGACCACCCGCCACCGGGCCCGGGAGGACCCGGCAGGGAGTGGTCCGGGCTCAGGCCGTCACCTTCTCCGGCTGGCTCGTCGCCCGGGCCGGGCGTTCCCCCAGCGCCTGAGTCGGAACCCGGTGCGTCTCTCGAGCCGTCAGCGCGGCGATGACCGGCGGCACGCACAGGGCCGCCGTGAACAGGGCCACCGCCGACCAGTCGTCGCCGCCCGGCCCCGCGATCCGCGCGGCGAACGTCACCGCGAAGCCGGCCGCCGCGAAGCCGATCTGCGTGCCGATGGCCACGCCGGACAGCCGGACCCGGGTCGTGAACATCTCGCCGTAGAAGGCGGGCCACACACCGTTCGCGGCGCTGTAGACCACTCCGAAGCAGAGGATGCCCAGCAGGAACGTCAGCAGGTACGAGCCTGTGGAGACGGCCCACAGGTACAGGAACATCGTCGCCGCGCTGCCCACCGCACCGATCAGGTACACCGGGCGGCGGCCGATCCGGTCGGACAGCGTGGCCCACAGCGGGATCGCGGCGAGCGCGACGAGGTTGGCCAGGGCGCCCACCCACAGCATGGCGGTGCGCGACATACCGACCGCGTCGCTCGTGGCGTACGCCAGTGCCCACACCGTGAAGATGGTGCTCACCGAGGCGATGAGCGCGCCCGCGATCACCCGCAGCACATCCGTCCAGTGCTCGCGCAGCAGCACGACCAGCGGCAGTTTGACGACGCCCTCCTCGGCGGCCTGCTGGGCGAAGGCCGGGGTCTCGTCCAGCTTGCGCCGGATGACGTAGCCGGCGACGGCGACGCCGACGCTCAGCCAGAACGGCACCCGCCAGCCCCACGACAGCAACTGCTCCTCGGGCATCGCGGCGACCGGGATGAAGACCAGCGTGGCCAGCAACTGCCCGCCCTGCGTGCCGCTGAGGGTGAAGCTGGTGAAGAAGCCACGCCGGCCCGGCGGCGCGTGTTCCAGCGTCATGGAGTTGGCGCTGGCCTGTTCGCCCGCCGCCGAGATGCCCTGGAGCACCCGGCACAGCACGAGCAGGACCGGGGCGAGCGTGCCGACCTGGTCCCGGGTCGGCAGACAGCCGATCAAGAACGTCGACAGGCCCATCAGCATCAGCGTGAAGACCATGATCTTCTTGCGGCCGAGCTTGTCGCCGAAGTGGCCGAGGACCAGCGCGCCGACCGGGCGGGCGGCGTACGCGACGCCGAACGTGGCCAGTGACAGCAGGGTCGCGGTGGCCGGGTCGGACTCGTCGAAGAACACCTCGGGGAAGATCAGCGCGGCGGCGCTGCCGTAGATGAAGAAGTCGTAGTACTCCAGCGCGCTGCCGATCCAGGCGGCGGTCGCGGCTTTCCTGGGCTGACCGGGCGGGGCTGCGGCCCCTTGGGGCGTGGCGGGGACGGACACGGCGGCTCCTTGGCGGGCTCCACCATAGGCGGAGTGAACAGAAGGACGAGCGAAGGGGGAAGTGCCGGATCGCGGCTAATTAACCCACTGGATAGTTAGTAGGGGTTGGCTAGGGATGCTGCGCCCGAGTGCCGCCGGTGTCAAGGGGTCGCGCGCCGGACCTTCGGCGTCGGACGTTCAGCCCGCCGCGCGCTCCGCCGTCAGATACGCGATCACCATGTCGCCCAGCATGGTGCGGTAGTGCGCGCGCTGCGCCGGGTCGACCAGGTCGCGGCCGAACAGCGCGCCGAAGGTGTGCCGGTTGGAGACCCGGAAGAAGCAGAAGGAGGAGATCATCGCGTGCAGGTCCACGGCGTCGACATCCGCGGTGAACAACCCTGACCTGCGGCCTTCCTCAAGGATGCGGCGGATGACGTCCAGCGCGGGGGAGCCGATCTTCCCGAGTTTCTCGGAGGCGGCGATGTGCCGCGCCCCGTGGATGTTCTCGATGCTGACCAGGCGGATGAAGTCCGGGTGCTGCTCGTGGTGGTCGAAGGTCAGCTCGGCGAGGCGCCGGATGGCCGCCACCGGGTCGAGGTGGTCGACGTCGAGCTGCTGCTCGGCCTCCCGGATCACGCCGTAGGCCCGCTCCAGCACGGCTGTGAACAGCTGTTGCTTGCCGCCGAAGTAGTAGTAGATCATCCGCTTCGTGGTGCGGGTGCGGGCGGCGATCTCGTCCACCCGGGCCCCGTCGTAGCCGGCCCGGGCGAACTCTTGCGTGGCCACGTCGAGGATCTCGGCCTGGGTGCGGGCGGCGTCACGGATGCGCTCGCGCTCGCCAGGACGTGCCGGTTCTTCGACGCTGGTCATCAGGTTCCTTCGGGCGGAGGGGCCGGTGCCGGTGATTCTAGAAGCAGGGGCCGGATCCCACCGGGGCCTTCCCGCGGTCACGCTCGGCTGATATAGCTAACGTACTAGTTCGTACATTAGTGTCGCTCGGGAGGCCCGTGTGCCCAAGGACTCGTACCTCGCCGGACTGATCGGTTCCGGCATCGGCCCGTCGCTCAGCCCGGCGCTGCACGAGCGGGAGGGCGAGAGGCAGGGCCTGCGCCTGCTGTACCGGCTGATCGACATCGATCGGCTCGGGGTGCCGCCCGAGGCGGTGGGCGATCTGCTGCGGGCCGCCCGTGACCTCGGGTTCGACGGGCTCAACATCACGCATCCCTGCAAGCAGCTCGTCATCGAGCACCTGGACGCGCTCGCCCCGCAGGCCGAGGCGCTGGGCGCGGTCAACACCGTCGTCTTCGAGGACGGCCGCGCGGTCGGCCACAACACGGACGTCACCGGTTTCGCCGCGTCCTTCGCGCGCGGGCTGCCCGACGCGCCGCTGGAGCGGGTCGTGCAGCTCGGCGCCGGCGGCGCGGGCGCGGCCGTCGCGCACGCCATGCTCACCCTCGGCGCAGAACGGGTCACCGTCGTGGACGCCCTGCCCGAACGGGCCGCCGCCCTGGCCGACTCCCTGAACCGCGCCTTCGGCCAGGGCCGTGCCGCCGCCGCGGCCCCCGACCGGCAAGCGCGGCTCCTCGCGCACGCCGACGGCATCGTCCACGCCACGCCCACCGGCATGGCGGCCCACCCCGGACTGCCGCTGCCCGCCGAGCTGCTCCACCCCCGGCTGTGGGTCGCCGAGGTCGTCTACCGCCCGCTGGAGACCGAACTGCTGCGCACCGCCCGGGCGCTGGGCTGCGCCACCCTCGACGGCGGCGGCATGGCCGCCTTCCAGGCCGCCGACGCGTTCCGCCTGTTCACCGGGCGGGAACCCGACGCCGCGCGGATGCTGGCGGACCTGACCGAACTGGCCGGAGCCGTAGGGGCATCGAACTGAAGAGAGGTACCGACGTGCGTACGTCCATCGCCACCGTCTCCCTCAGCGGATCCCTCACCGAGAAGCTCACGGCCGCCGCCCGGGCCGGTTTCGACGGGGTGGAGATCTTCGAGAACGACCTGCTGGCCAGCCCCCTCACCCCCGAGGAGATCCGCGCCCGCTGCGCCGACCTCGGCCTCACCGTCGACCTGTACCAGCCGATGCGGGACATCGAGGCCGTCCCCGAGGACCAATTCGCCCGGAACCTGCGGCGGGCCCGCCACAAGTTCGAGCTGATGCG
The genomic region above belongs to Streptomyces coeruleorubidus and contains:
- a CDS encoding VOC family protein; protein product: MRIHITSVFVDDQDKAMRFYTEVLGFVKKHDVPVGADRWLTVVSPEDPDGTELLLEPSGHPAVQPYKTALVEDGIPAASFAVDDVQAEFERLRGLGVRFTQEPLEMGSITSAVLDDTCGNLIQLVHTKA
- a CDS encoding IS5 family transposase: MVRRKPWEVSDELWAVIEPLLPKHERRFRHPGRKRIDDRKTLQGVLFVLYTGIQWEYLPQELGFGSGPTCWRRLAEWQEAGVWEELQRVLLDRLRAADRLDFSRVTVDASHVQAKRGRSSPKVGPSPVDRARPGSKHHVLTDAHGTPLRVSLTGGHRNDVTQLLPLVDGLPPVRGKRGRPRRKPRTLYADRGYDHDIYRRRLRERGIVPKIARRGQAHGSGLGRVRWVAESAIAWLHGPRRLRTRWDARDDMHDAFLQLAHCMTLARKHPAF
- a CDS encoding tetratricopeptide repeat protein, whose protein sequence is MLDPISLGAIGAVLGAVGAGMANEAGRWAWESAGGLVRRITGREVPAPTTHGQVDDVARLVHERVRDDPELARTWADFARGVRGTPGFPTAAHRPSLPAAPRSFTNREQALKLLDKEATRPFEGRPRLALLHGPEGIGTSTLAVHWGWRQSARFPDGQLHADLRTLAPEAVAGTLLRQMGLPEAEMPPSAEDRTALFRRCLTDRRLFLVLDHARSAAQVKPLLVAAPDVVTIVVARQPLIDLGALRIPVGPLARRDAVRLLTTLAGKPAVAAARATLPAVLDRCAGSPYALCAAAPRLTDPPTPSTEAAVPQSDPVLAAAEDSYRRLTPGAARLYRLAGLHDWPGLDAAAAARAADVDEAEAARHLEELAGALLVEQSGTGRFRYRPAVRAHAERTAAAVDGIAACSASVTRVVAHYRDLAVGAARAALPQSWRVPAAPSPVSYPDPGAAVAALAAEARNLVTAVRAAEDFGDRDTVTLLCQALWPLQLKAGHHDVLLPALQTGARIADDHVPGSRTAGALHAQLAHTLTELRRWDEAESEAGAAARDERAAGHVRGHASAVEFLGLLRLRQWRFDEAYACFEEAGRILDGIGPGDEGAADLPRARALLERHRGRALRGLGRREEAVKHLERALGFFRSGGSGGSGSSGGEAYNTARALTDLAETHLDGGAPGAALPLVDEALAVLARENATYHVAHLRALRERCVTPE
- a CDS encoding shikimate dehydrogenase, encoding MPKDSYLAGLIGSGIGPSLSPALHEREGERQGLRLLYRLIDIDRLGVPPEAVGDLLRAARDLGFDGLNITHPCKQLVIEHLDALAPQAEALGAVNTVVFEDGRAVGHNTDVTGFAASFARGLPDAPLERVVQLGAGGAGAAVAHAMLTLGAERVTVVDALPERAAALADSLNRAFGQGRAAAAAPDRQARLLAHADGIVHATPTGMAAHPGLPLPAELLHPRLWVAEVVYRPLETELLRTARALGCATLDGGGMAAFQAADAFRLFTGREPDAARMLADLTELAGAVGASN
- a CDS encoding VOC family protein, producing the protein MPVNGRSHIRIARPSRDLAAAERFWREGLGLSVVWRSEGGAEPGHHDLLMLGWPDADWHLELVHESARPVEPRPTEEDLLVVYADDPVPDDLIARLERHGGKRVASPNPYWNEWGVTVEDPDGYRLVLCRRAWSNS
- a CDS encoding TetR/AcrR family transcriptional regulator, whose amino-acid sequence is MTSVEEPARPGERERIRDAARTQAEILDVATQEFARAGYDGARVDEIAARTRTTKRMIYYYFGGKQQLFTAVLERAYGVIREAEQQLDVDHLDPVAAIRRLAELTFDHHEQHPDFIRLVSIENIHGARHIAASEKLGKIGSPALDVIRRILEEGRRSGLFTADVDAVDLHAMISSFCFFRVSNRHTFGALFGRDLVDPAQRAHYRTMLGDMVIAYLTAERAAG
- a CDS encoding ArsR/SmtB family transcription factor, with amino-acid sequence MAEDVFKALADPTRRRILDELAERDGQSLFEICTRLVTKYGLGLSRQAVSQHLAVLESAGLVVSRREGRYKFHDLNTEPLERVMTRWLKPDAAEDIS
- a CDS encoding MFS transporter; this encodes MSVPATPQGAAAPPGQPRKAATAAWIGSALEYYDFFIYGSAAALIFPEVFFDESDPATATLLSLATFGVAYAARPVGALVLGHFGDKLGRKKIMVFTLMLMGLSTFLIGCLPTRDQVGTLAPVLLVLCRVLQGISAAGEQASANSMTLEHAPPGRRGFFTSFTLSGTQGGQLLATLVFIPVAAMPEEQLLSWGWRVPFWLSVGVAVAGYVIRRKLDETPAFAQQAAEEGVVKLPLVVLLREHWTDVLRVIAGALIASVSTIFTVWALAYATSDAVGMSRTAMLWVGALANLVALAAIPLWATLSDRIGRRPVYLIGAVGSAATMFLYLWAVSTGSYLLTFLLGILCFGVVYSAANGVWPAFYGEMFTTRVRLSGVAIGTQIGFAAAGFAVTFAARIAGPGGDDWSAVALFTAALCVPPVIAALTARETHRVPTQALGERPARATSQPEKVTA